In Drosophila willistoni isolate 14030-0811.24 chromosome XR unlocalized genomic scaffold, UCI_dwil_1.1 Seg144, whole genome shotgun sequence, one DNA window encodes the following:
- the LOC26529223 gene encoding uncharacterized protein LOC26529223, with amino-acid sequence MTLSSFAYEYSERDLLSRKARWLPLIYPRSHPARLQLIAGFGIPVDNLKLETIVTGYVLKAQYILPYAVEQLRTKNVHELSERNLPNNATIFQKIMAKSDIELGLAALPPPGDTQSGYRWALYQSFETLAYRMKLNGRVCVLKSICESAAAPFDQRNGLLGELLHIFLTPSTSMDTLSEHSDNDYLQAEHLGNAGSDCDKVYKMCPKSLLEHFSDVHHLGSEFLKILG; translated from the exons ATGACATTATCATCTTTTGCATATGAATATAGTGAGAGAGATCTATTGAGTAGAAAAGCTCGTTGGTTACCTTTGATCTATCCAAGATCACATCCCGCCAGATTGCAA TTAATTGCTGGCTTTGGTATACCAGTGGATAATTTGAAATTGGAAACAATTGTTACCGGTTATGTGTTAAAGGCTCAATATATACTACCCTATGCGGTTGAGCAATTGCGTACAAAAAATGTTCATGAATTGAGTGAAAGAAATTTACCAAATAATGCAacaatatttcaaaaaattatggCCAAATCGGATATAGAACTTGGCCTAGCGGCATTGCCTCCCCCCGGGGACACTCAAAGTGGCTATCGTTGGGCTCTCTATCAGAGTTTTGAGACTCTGGCCTATCGCATGAAATTGAATGGTCGTGTTTGTGTACTGAAAAGTATATGCGAAAGTGCCGCAGCTCCATTCGATCAAAGAAATGGTTTACTGGGTGAACTTTTACACATATTCTTAAC ACCTTCCACATCGATGGATACGTTGTCGGAACATTCGGATAATGATTATTTACAGGCAGAACATTTGGGTAATGCTGGCAGCGATTGTGATAAAGTGTATAAAATGTGCCCGAAATCATTATTGGAACATTTCAGTGATGTTCATCATTTGGGTagtgaatttttaaaaatcctAGGCTAA
- the LOC6638814 gene encoding uncharacterized protein LOC6638814 translates to MKLRIFYCWFLYVSLKLHIVKGSLDDSLSQHNRTKRAPIPWLIYPQTSPTRVMFIGGIGIPLEDLNYEAVTTGYVLKAEHWLPTTPDDLRTPTALPINQVPTAGVTGARKHRPMFENFLVGVDELGKNTRKLLTRTNKVLSSYRWAAYKGLEGLANRLGYQGRICVLKSICEAAEEPFHYANGLFADILHIFLTPSSSVDKLSEHADQEYYYAENVGKSGAGCHQVFRECRLSLLQHFSELHDNLDEFLINQKF, encoded by the exons atgaaattaagaATATTCTATTGTTGGTTTCTATATGTAAGTCTTAAGCTTCACATAGTTAAAGGCTCTCTAGACGATAGTTTATCACAACATAATCGCACCAAAAGAGCACCAATACCCTGGTTGATATATCCCCAAACATCACCCACACGTGTTATG TTCATTGGCGGTATTGGTATACCCCTTGAGGATCTCAACTATGAAGCTGTAACAACTGGCTATGTGTTGAAGGCGGAACATTGGTTGCCCACTACGCCGGATGATCTACGAACACCGACAGCTTTACCAATCAATCAAGTGCCCACAGCTGGTGTTACCGGAGCCCGGAAACATCGTCCGATGTTTGAGAATTTTCTTGTCGGTGTCGATGAGTTGGGTAAAAACACAAGGAAACTTTTGACAAGAACAAATAAAGTATTGAGCAGCTATCGTTGGGCTGCCTACAAGGGTTTGGAGGGCTTGGCCAATCGTTTGGGCTATCAGGGACGAATTTGTGTGCTGAAAAGCATTTGTGAGGCAGCCGAAGAACCCTTTCATTATGCCAATGGACTATTTGCGGatatattacatatatttctAAC GCCATCATCTTCAGTGGATAAACTATCAGAGCATGCGGATCAGGAATATTATTATGCTGAGAATGTTGGAAAATCTGGTGCTGGTTGCCATCAGGTTTTCCGTGAGTGTCGTCTCAGTCTTTTACAACATTTTAGTGAGCTGCATGATAATCTAGATGAATTCTTAATAAACCAAAAGTTTTAA
- the LOC6638581 gene encoding uncharacterized protein LOC6638581 yields the protein MTSPVGILSILSLCFSLGQAVLFFPRGGSIGLLTAVAIPLDIPPKNCYMAFNFENNYGLPSNNSYNEWIDRWDLDTHFLGVGSGVTPIDGRNNGDQSQGMSRRSVGSSDGPPTIRRYDFYRSIINYMVHYGFNGSACLLRTICEVSEKPLDAHNGVLGSIIQILFMPTTSAPELHLQHVDSLYEATDRGTRGLGCSDYVANCEHSMLDMISIML from the exons ATGACTTCGCCAGTTGGgattttaagcatattaagtCTTTGTTTTAGTCTTGGCCAAGCTGTTCTCTTTTTTCCACGCGGCGGTTCAATTGGT CTATTGACTGCTGTGGCCATTCCTTTGGATATACCAccaaaaaattgttatatgGCTTTTAATTTCGAAAACAATTATGGTTTGCCTTCAAATAATTCATACAACGAGTGGATTGATAGG TGGGATCTTGACACCCATTTTTTGGGTGTGGGCAGCGGTGTGACTCCCATCGATGGACGAAACAATGGCGATCAAAGCCAAGGGATGTCTAGGCGTTCTGTTGGCTCCTCTGATGGTCCTCCAACAATTCGACGTTATGATTTCTACCGCAGTATTATCAACTATATGGTTCACTATGGCTTTAATGGTTCTGCATGCCTATTGCGTACCATTTGTGAGGTCAGCGAAAAGCCTTTAGATGCTCACAATGGCGTATTGGGCAGCATAATTCAAATTCTATTCAT GCCAACAACGAGTGCCCCAGAGTTGCATTTACAGCACGTTGATAGCCTTTATGAGGCCACGGACAGGGGCACGCGCGGTTTAGGCTGCTCTGATTACGTGGCTAACTGTGAGCATAGCATGTTGGATATGATAAGCATAATGctctaa
- the LOC124460694 gene encoding uncharacterized protein LOC124460694 → MALKKFGSICDKLSQFEVDNHVTSLSEVSVFTLQVRRDRVQALWEKVEQEYEKCEALIDGHQVKDCPSQHNCFTCKGRHNTLLHKDARPENNPTSVPAQPSSHNIVRTYFTSEARSSRDKLLGTAIVDLWHKGTTYASRALLDPASEANFISERMFRLMKLPFQTVRAEVTGINGKVNRTLKVCHISIRSSHGPPVQIEIEAFVLSQVADDLPSCTIAQATLEGMPNIPLADPSFRLKAKIDLLLGIDVIPAVTLSGIQTEVCGSLMAQETRFGWVISGPLQGVPVSSCAAFTTRVAVSREEGLETLLTRFWEVEDLPGKPVEDSDSVCEVNFQKTTRRDVAGRYTVSLPFRDPTNINLGHSRPGALAQFLKNESRLLKNIPAKTEYDAVIQEYLDLGHMRQVPFDGTNNNFYLPHHAVFKPDSTTTKVRVVFNASSKSTNGVSLNDILYPGPVLQSDLTTQILKWRFFRVVFNADITKMYRQIMVDQIHTPFQRILFRNKEGQLGDYELNTVTFGINCAPFLAIRVLQQLASDVQSKFPLASDIIKSYMYVDDVLAGAHNETTAIAMVNELQDALGSAGFPLRKWTSNVKSVLSSKSRVAPVKTVSLPRLELCGATLLAELAAAVLPQLPVDNAEAFYWSDSTVVLSWLNKPPCTWTTFVANRVAKIVTATNDAPWNHVRSEDNPADLPSRGLSAQELVHKDLWWHGPPWLREPQESWQRATPLPLDTALEKRVVKVHVAIAKPANEILSRFSNLARALRVIAYVIRFGRRCRKLPNDYSGEVTSSEINQVLQALIRVTQRDYFPTEHRCLQQKKSLPTSSTILNLNPFIDASGVIRACGRVQQAAALSYDERNPILLPVVSPLSRLLVLFTHQISLHGGSQLVVRLIRQRYWIPRLRNLVKSVVNSCKVCVIYKRRLQSQLMGTLPAQRTTFARPFTTTGIDFAGPFDIKSFTGRACRISKGYVCVFVCFSTKAIHLEATSDLSTEAFLAAFARFVSRRGCPQQVQSDNGKNFVGASRVLEKDFLNSTQQKILSHYSHQNLSWHFIPPGAPHMGGLWEAGVKSFKTLFYKATSNQRYTFEEFSTLLAKVEACLNSRPISPMSEDPTDSLALTPGHFLVGGPLLSVTEPEIKDQVPSIINRWQRLKAVSQHFCTRWKDEYLKELHKRNKWRFPSKNLEVGDLVVLKDDNLPFNEWRLGRIHQTHPGSDGNVRVVELLTARGIVKRPVAKLIFLPPEERIQTHYVKLQ, encoded by the exons AtggctttgaagaagtttgGTTCCATTTGCGATAAACTAAGTCAGTTTGAAGTCGACAACCACGTCACGTCACTGTCCGAGGTCAGCGTATTTACGCTCCAAGTCCGTCGTGATCGAGTTCAAGCGTTGTGGGAGAAGGTCGAGCAGGAATATGAGAAATGCGAGGCACTCATAGATG gacatcaagtaaaagattGTCCGAGTCAGCACAATTGCTTCACGTGCAAGGGGCGTCACAATACGCTCTTGCACAAGGACGCCCGACCGGAGAATAATCCAACGTCGGTCCCAGCTCAGCCCAGTTCGCACAATATTGTCCGGACTTACTTTACCTCTGAGGCAAGGTCCTCACGAGATAAGTTGCTAGGTACAGCGATCGTGGACCTTTGGCACAAGGGCACTACTTATGCTTCACGGGCGCTATTAGACCCGGCTTCTGAAGCCAATTTCATATCCGAAAGAATGTTCCGACTCATGAagttaccattccaaactGTCAGGGCCGAAGTGACAGGCATTAACGGAAAGGTCAATAGAACCTTGAAGGTCTGTCACATAAGCATTCGGTCATCGCATGGACCTCCAGTCCAGATCGAGATAGAAGCGTTTGTCTTGTCCCAAGTTGCTGATGATTTGCCGTCATGTACGATAGCCCAAGCCACACTGGAAGGAATGCCCAATATTCCTCTAGCCGACCCCTCCTTCAGATTAAAGGCAAAGATCGATCTACTCCTTGGCATTGATGTAATACCAGCGGTGACTCTTTCCGGCATCCAGACCGAAGTGTGCGGATCTTTAATGGCTCAAGAGACGAGATTCGGTTGGGTCATTTCAGGCCCGTTGCAAGGGGTCCCCGTCAGTTCATGTGCCGCGTTCACCACGAGGGTCGCAGTTAGCAGAGAGGAGGGACTTGAAACTCTTCTCACaaggttttgggaggtggaggatCTACCGGGCAAACCGGTAGAAGATTCTGACTCTGTTTGCGAGGTCAATTTCCAGAAGACCACAAGAAGAGATGTTGCGGGGAGATATACGGTCTCACTTCCGTTTCGAGATCCAACCAACATCAACCTTGGTCATTCCAGACCAGGGGCATTGGCTCAGTTCCTAAAAAACGAAAGCCGACTCCTTAAAAAtattccggcaaaaactgagtatgacGCCGTCATCCAAGAATATTTGGACTTGGGCCACATGCGTCAGGTTCCATTTGACGGcactaataacaatttttatttgccacaccatgcgGTTTTCAAGCCCGACAGCACCACAACAAAGGTACGGGTAGTTTTTAACGCCTCTAGCAAGTCCACCAACGGAGTAAGTCTCAACGACATACTTTACCCTGGTCCGGTACTTCAGTCCGATCTCACTACTCAGATTCTCAAGTGGCGTTTTTTCCGAGtagttttcaatgccgacatcacaaaaatgtaccgcCAAATTATGGTCGATCAAATCCACACGCCATTTCAGAGGATCCTGTTCCGAAATAAAGAGGGGCAACTTGGTGATTACGAGCTGAATACCGTCACGTTTGGCATTAACTGTGCTCCGTTCTTAGCCATCCGAGTACTTCAGCAACTCGCAAGTGATGTACAATCCAAATTTCCTTTGGCTAGCGATATTATCAAgtcctatatgtatgtcgatgatgtcCTGGCAGGGGCTCATAATGAAACAACGGCAATCGCAATGGTCAATGAACTTCAAGACGCTCTTGGTTCAGCTGGCTTTCCCTTGCGCAAGTGGACATCGAATGTGAAGAGCGTGCTCAGTT CGAAATCTAGAGTCGCCCCGGTTAAAACGGTTTCATTGCCCCGCCTTGAATTATGCGGAGCTACACTTTTAGCGGAACTGGCAGCTGCAGTTCTTCCGCAACTTCCAGTTGATAATGCGGAggctttttattggtcagATTCCACCGTCGTACTGTCGTGGTTAAATAAGCCACCCTGCACATGGACAACGTTTGTCGCAAATCGGGTAGCAAAGATTGTGACGGCAACAAATGACGCCCCATGGAATCACGTTCGTTCAGAGGACAACCCAGCAGATCTCCCTAGCCGCGGCCTGAGTGCGCAGGAATTGGTACACAAGGATTTGTGGTGGCACGGCCCACCATGGCTACGGGAACCACAAGAGTCCTGGCAGCGAGCGACACCACTCCCACTAGACACTGCCTTGGAGAAGCGGGTAGTGAAGGTCCACGTCGCGATCGCTAAGCCAGCCAACGAGATATTATCTCGTTTTTCCAATCTGGCACGTGCCTTACGAGTGATAGCATATGTGATCCGTTTCGGCAGAAGGTGTCGTAAACTGCCAAACGATTACTCCGGGGAGGTGACCTCTAGCGAGATCAATCAAGTACTCCAGGCGTTGATCCGAGTCACTCAGCGTGATTACTTTCCGACGGAACATCGGTGTCTACAGCAGAAGAAATCTCTGCCCACGTCTAGCACCATTCTCAATTTGAATCCTTTCATTGACGCATCAGGTGTGATCCGAGCATGTGGGCGCGTGCAACAAGCAGCGGCCCTTAGTTACGATGAGCGTAACCCCATTCTGTTGCCAGTAGTAAGTCCGTTGTCCCGGCTGTTGGTGCTTTTCACGCATCAGATCTCTCTCCATGGGGGCAGCCAACTGGTAGTCCGTCTCATCCGACAGAGATACTGGATTCCAAGACTGCGGAATCTAGTAAAATCGGTGGTCAATTCATGCAAAGTCTGTGTGATTTATAAAAGAAGGCTGCAATCACAGCTAATGGGCACCCTTCCGGCCCAGCGAACTACTTTCGCACGTCCTTTCACGACCACCGGTATAGATTTTGCAGGTCCTTTCGACATCAAGAGTTTCACCGGCCGCGCTTGCCGCATATCAaagggatatgtgtgtgtctttgtttgcttttccaccAAAGCCATTCACCTTGAGGCAACTTCGGATTTGAGTACCGAAGCATTTCTGGCAGCATTCGCTCGCTTTGTATCGAGGCGAGGGTGTCCCCAGCAAGTGCAGTCCGACAACGGGAAAAACTTCGTAGGTGCATCCAGAGTgcttgaaaaagatttcctaaATTCTACCCAGCAGAAAATATTATCCCACTACAGCCATCAGAATCTGTCCTGGCATTTCATCCCTCCCGGGGCACCACACATGGGAGGGttgtgggaggctggagttaagagttttaaaactctgttcTACAAGGCCACTTCCAACCAAAGGTATACTTTTGAAGAGTTCTCTACGCTGCTGGCTAAGGTAGAGGCGTGTTTGAACTCGCGGCCGATTTCTCCTATGTCTGAAGACCCCACCGACTCTTTAGCTTTGACCCCAGGCCATTTCCTAGTTGGCGGTCCATTGCTATCCGTGACGGAACCTGAAATCAAGGATCAGGTACCGTCTATCATTAACCGGTGGCAGCGTCTGAAGGCCGTGAGTCAGCATTTCTGCACCCGATGGAAAGACGAGTATCTGAAGGAGCTACATAAGCGCAATAAGTGGCGATTCCCTtctaaaaatcttgaagtgggcgatctGGTGGTACTCAAAGACGACAATCTTCCATTTAATGAATGGCGTCTCGGGCGAATCCACCAGACACACCCTGGCAGTGACGGCAATGTCCGCGTCGTCGAACTGCTTACCGCTCGCGGTATTGTGAAGCGTCCCGTCGCAAAGTTGATCTTTCTTCCTCCAgaagaaagaattcaaacCCATTACGTAAAACTACAGTAG
- the LOC124460732 gene encoding uncharacterized protein LOC124460732 — MAPRPRSVQASKEERRCSRGTESFRCRVCRGIHPLKRCRRFLRLNVEKRMRAVLANKYCANCLAHQHSGGSCLSGDKCRICEEDHHTLLHFHEQPRRRTPSSVVRRVTPESSRRRVAPTPASDPKLTLTTLLQHRNPHLMPTAMVRIETEGKTFDVKALVDPCSAVSSMATSLATAFKLTAVNIGAEKAVAAVIRSPISEGWRLEAILKVVDGLCCRTPSAPVDPQIAKKFEGIVLADETFYRPSSVSLVLGADVITEVMLEGSLPGVGGRPIAMRTVFGWTLSGACH; from the coding sequence ATGGCTCCGAGACCGCGTTCAGTACAGGCATCGAAAGAGGAGCGCAGATGTTCGCGAGGAACTGAGTCCTTCCGTTGCCGAGTCTGTCGCGGAATCCATCCTCTGAAGCGATGCCGTCGCTTCCTGCGGCTGAACGTGGAGAAGAGGATGAGGGCAGTGCTGGCGAATAAGTACTGCGCCAATTGCCTGGCCCACCAACATTCCGGAGGAAGCTGCTTAAGCGGTGATAAGTGCCGAATCTGTGAGGAGGATCACCACACGCTGCTTCACTTCCATGAACAGCCACGTCGACGCACTCCAAGCTCCGTCGTACGCCGAGTCACCCCCGAGTCCTCCAGACGAAGGGTCGCGCCAACGCCAGCCTCCGATCCGAAACTGACCTTGACCACACTGCTGCAGCACCGCAATCCGCATCTGATGCCCACGGCGATGGTGCGCATTGAGACGGAGGGAAAAACCTTCGACGTGAAGGCCCTGGTGGACCCTTGTTCTGCGGTATCGTCGATGGCGACGTCATTGGCCACGGCCTTCAAGTTGACAGCCGTCAATATAGGGGCAGAGAAAGCGGTGGCAGCAGTGATCCGGTCCCCAATCAGTGAAGGATGGCGATTGGAGGCGATCCTGAAGGTGGTCGATGGCTTGTGCTGCCGCACTCCAAGCGCTCCGGTGGACCCACAGATCGCCAAAAAGTTTGAGGGCATCGTCCTGGCGGATGAGACGTTCTACCGACCGTCGTCAGTGTCTCTGGTCCTGGGCGCGGATGTGATCACGGAGGTCATGCTAGAAGGGAGTCTACCTGGGGTTGGCGGGCGGCCGATTGCGATGCGCACAGTTTTTGGCTGGACCCTGTCCGGAGCGTGCCATTAA